A window of the Hordeum vulgare subsp. vulgare chromosome 5H, MorexV3_pseudomolecules_assembly, whole genome shotgun sequence genome harbors these coding sequences:
- the LOC123451850 gene encoding BURP domain-containing protein 9-like, producing the protein MDLLLPLISLLLVTGGGGGWLVSLADAATANAEEIPKAYWEAVLPGIPMPPAIINLLLAQQKVRTSLDDVTINPNNLKFLKGARKIGSNYEKHKSEPDHEDKHVHISSQVEDSLKEISMSHGSQGKEDIEKSTSVHKSRVHGDLKGPSMLHGSQIEEEVGKVFATHRANMEENLKEISVSYGLEGKKDSNKVLSNLNKIFAAYRPWKQENLKEISVSYGSKGGKDKTEVSRAYRLEGEKELKEISLSYGVEGDDVLKEISVSYGAEGRKSLKEGSVSSETKQEGKLREISVSYGLDEGKDEDNKFLDKDEEDPHKATMSYGSEHEDGPHKATMSYGSEQEEDPHKATMSYGSEQEEDPYKATMSYGSEHEDDPHKVTMSYVPRHEKDLKTFSTRHATLKVKGEGSHHAHSHNHGNKKQADVFFFHDMLRPGYVITPTIPPTTSLPALLPRGVAESIPFSMERISDITAIFAPASLAMAREIRWTLDTCDHPRTLSGQKAGCATSLESLADLAASLHGTHNVHAFSAANLPIDAAATPALRGMYNVTAMRKLSESLEIVTCHDLTYPYAVYYCHTANPTAAYSVTLASMDGVAAPAVMEALAVCHLDTSQWSPKNPFFELHNLKPGDVSVCHFLTKLSIIWVRGGEQGDVHVATR; encoded by the exons ATGGATCTACTTCTGCCACTCATCTCCCTTCTTTTG GTCACTGGGGGAGGGGGAGGCTGGCTTGTGAGTTTAGCCGATGCGGCCACGGCAAACGCAGAGGAGATACCGAAGGCGTACTGGGAGGCGGTCCTTCCTGGAATCCCAATGCCTCCAGCTATCATCAACCTGCTGTTAGCCCAGCAAAAag TGCGCACCTCTCTTGACGACGTTACTATCAATCCCAATAACCTCAAATTTCTCAAAGGAGCACGAAAAATTGGATCAAACTATGAGAAACACAAGTCAGAACCCGATCACGAGGATAAACATGTTCATATTTCATCACAAGTTGAAGATAGCTTAAAAGAAATTTCCATGTCACATGGGTCCCAAGGCAAAGAAGATATAGAGAAGAGCACAAGTGTACATAAGTCAAGAGTCCATGGAGATTTGAAAGGACCGTCAATGTTACATGGGTCACAAATTGAAGAAGAagtaggcaaagtctttgcaacacATAGAGCAAACATGGAAGAAAATCTGAAGGAAATCTCAGTGTCATACGGGTTAGAAGGCAAAAAGGACTCAAACAAAGTTTTATCAAATTTAAATAAGATCTTTGCAGCATATAGACCATGGAAACAAGAAAATCTAAAGGAAATATCTGTATCATATGGATCAAAAGGTGGAAAGGATAAAACAGAAGTCTCAAGGGCATATAGGTTAGAAGGTGAAAAGGAGTTGAAAGAAATATCTTTGTCTTATGGGGTAGAAGGCGATGATGTTTTAAAGGAAATCTCTGTGTCATATGGAGCAGAAGGAAGGAAGAGTCTAAAGGAAGGATCGGTTTCATCTGAGACAAAACAAGAAGGAAAGCTGAGGGAAATCTCTGTATCATATGGGTTGGATGAAGGAAAAGATGAAGATAATAAGTTTTTGGACAAAGATGAAGAAGATCCACATAAAGCTACAATGTCATATGGTTCTGAACATGAAGATGGTCCACACAAAGCTACAATGTCATATGGATCGGAACAAGAAGAGGATCCACACAAGGCTACAATGTCATATGGATCGGAACAAGAAGAGGATCCATATAAAGCTACAATGTCATACGGGTCAGAACATGAAGATGATCCACATAAAGTCACCATGTCATATGTGCCACGACATGAAAAGGATCTAAAGACATTTTCAACAAGACATGCAACACTAAAAG TAAAAGGAGAGGGGAGTCACCATGCTCACTCACACAATCACGGGAACAAAAAACAGGCAGACGTTTTCTTCTTCCACGACATGTTGCGGCCCGGTTATGTGATAACTCCAACTATCCCACCGACAACCTCCTTGCCGGCGCTTCTTCCCCGCGGTGTCGCTGAATCCATCCCGTTCTCCATGGAACGTATCTCCGACATCACGGCGATATTTGCACCGGCGTCGCTCGCGATGGCTAGAGAGATACGATGGACGTTGGATACATGCGACCACCCGCGGACGCTTTCCGGCCAAAAAGCAGGTTGCGCCACCTCCCTCGAGTCCCTCGCCGACCTTGCAGCGTCCCTCCATGGGACGCACAACGTCCATGCGTTCTCCGCGGCCAATCTGCCCATCGATGCTGCGGCAACGCCGGCGCTGCGAGGGATGTACAACGTGACGGCCATGCGGAAGCTCTCCGAGTCGTTGGAGATCGTGACCTGCCATGATCTGACATACCCATACGCGGTGTACTATTGCCACACCGCCAACCCTACCGCCGCATACTCGGTGACCCTCGCGAGCATGGATGGCGTCGCGGCGCCGGCAGTGATGGAGGCTCTGGCCGTGTGTCACCTTGATACGTCGCAGTGGAGCCCGAAGAACCCGTTCTTTGAGCTGCATAACCTCAAGCCTGGGGACGTGTCAGTGTGCCACTTCCTCACTAAGCTCAGCATCATCTGGGTGCGTGGCGGCGAGCAGGGAGATGTGCATGTGGCGACCCGTTAG